The sequence below is a genomic window from Oleidesulfovibrio alaskensis DSM 16109.
TGCCGCTGCTGCAGCTCATCTTCCGGCATTCTTTCCGCTGCGGCAAAACGCCCCGCTGAAACTGAAGGCATATCAACTCCTGTAAAGTAAAAGGACAAGGCAGCTCGTATGCGCGCCCGGATATCTCATCTGCTTGTAGAACAACGTCCGCACCGGCGCAACGCTGCACAGCCGGCCTGCACCAAAGCGACAATTGCACTTTACGGCAGGCATGCATATCATATAGGTTCGCTCGTTCCGGCGCGGGCCGCCGTTTTTTTCTGCCAAAATTCCCACACGACCAGCGAGGTGCTAACTATGCTTTTCGACGAGACTCTGCGCGAACTGCTTGCCAAGGCCAGAACCATCGCCATCATAGGCGCCAAAGACAAGCCCGGTCAGGCTGTGGACAACGTGGGACGCTACCTCATCACAGCCGGTTACACGGTTATCCCCGTCCATCCGGTGCGGCGTGAGGTGTGGGGGCTGGTAACGTATCCCTCGGTAACGGACATTCCCGTACCGGTAGACATTGTAAATCTGTTCCGTGCCCCGCAGTACTGCCCCGACCACGCCCGCGAGGTGCTCAGCATGCCGCAGCTGCCCGCTGCTTTCTGGATGCAGCTGGGCATACGCAGCACCGAGGCCGGAGCCATGATGGCCGAAAAACATGTGGCCGTCATCGAGGACAGATGCATCATGGTGGAACATCAACGCGTTATGCGGTAAAGAATATGAGCATAAAAGACGAAGAAGCATTTGACTGCAAAATGTGCGGCCACTGCTGTCTGGGTAAAGGCGGCATAGTGGTTGGCCCCAAAGACCTTGCCCGCATATGCGCGCATCTGGGGCTGACATCGCAAGAGTTTGAGGCCGCCTACGGAGAACGCCGCTGTGGCAAGCTGATGATCCGGACAGACAGCGACAACTACTGTATATTCTTTGAGAAAGACAAGGGATGCTCGGTACATGTGGCCAAACCTGACATCTGCCGCGCATGGCCTTTTTTCCGCGGCAATCTGATAGACAGCAACAGTCTGACCATGGCCAAAGATTTCTGCCCCGGAATCCGCAGCAATGTGACACATGCCGAATTTGCGGCACAGGGGGTGCGGTATCTGCGCGAACAGGGCCTGCTGGCCCGCGACAGAAACGCGGAGGCAAGAGCGCTTATCATTGATGACGACGAAGCCGCCCGGCTGGCGCAGGACTGTCCGCTTACCCCCGCCGGTACCCGATAACCACGGCGACCACTGCAGCAGCGTAGTCGCGACAACCCACAGGTGACAACGTGACCCTGCAGGAATGTTACCGCATTCTCCAGATTCCCGAAGGCTCGGACAACGAAGCTGTCAAAGCGGCGTACCGTCGCCGCGCCTTTGAACTGCATCCCGACCTGCATCCTGACAAACCGGATGCAGGTCGTCAGTTCCGGCGCCTTAACGAGGCTTATGTCATTCTGACCCGCCGCGGGACAGCTGCCGGTAACGGCGGCACCACCTCCGGCGCGGCACCTTCCGGCGGCACTGCTGCGGGCAGGCAGGCACGTGACGACGCATTCAGAGCATACTCCCGCGCCAAGCAGAACTTCCGCTCCGGCACCGGCAAACAGAAAGAGCAGACCACCCGAAAGACCGCAGCAGGACAGGATACAGCCTCCGGCAGCTTCTATTACCGGCAGGAAGATGTTCTGCAGGACATCCTTAAAGATCCTTTCGCCCGACGCGTGTTTGAAGACATTTATGCACAGGTCAGGCGCGAAGGCAGCGCACTGAGCCGCAAAAAACCGCAGAAACGGCGTAAGCTGGCTTTGGAATGGGGAGAATCAAAGCTGAATCTGGACCTGAGTCAGGGGCTGGTTGCAGGTATCAGAGGCTGGATGCGCGGGCAGATGGACGATGAGCAGACCGTTTATCTGCCACCTGCCAATCTGGTGCCGGGCAGCAAAGTGCGGCTGAACATATCTGTCGGGTTCACCGGCGAAAAAAAGACACTGGAAGTAACCCTGCCCCCTGACTTTGTGGTGGGGCGGCCCATCCGCCTGCGGGGTCAGGGTCGCAAAATCGGCGCATGGCGCGGCGATCTGTACATACGCATTCTGGTAAAAACCGGTCCGCAGTAATCATTTTACCGGCTAGCATTCAGATATCATTTGATATCCCTTGCCCGCGGCACAAAAAAAAGGTTACGGAACAAACCGTAACCTTATTTCTTGCGGATGGTGGGCCATCAGGGACTCGAACCCCGAACCAACTGATTAAGAGTCAGCTGCTCTACCAATTGAGCTAATGACCCGCTCTTGCGTCAAGCGCGGAGTGTGATTTAAGTGGATCGAGCCGTGATGTCAAGCGGCTTTTCGTTTCTTCATAAAAAAAGTAGTGTGCCTGTCCATGAAGACACTTCGTATATCTTTTTTCTCTTGTCTTTTCACTTTACTCTGTCTGCTGCCGGCCTTTCTGACCGCCCGGGCCGTTGAGCTGCCTCCTGCTGCATCCTCTGCCGCAGGCACGCCGGACACACCGGATCCGCTGGTAACCGCTAGTCAGGCATTTTCTGTCAGCATAAACGGCCCTGCGCGTCGTGTGGCGGTTATCACCCTGACCCCCGCCGCCGGCTACCATTTTTATGCCCGCGAGGCAGGAGAAGCCGGCAAACCGGTCGCCATCATCGCGCTGGCAGGTGATGAGGAAAGGCCGGTACTATACCCGCAAGGCACCCCGAAACCGGACGCATTTGATCCTTCCCTCACCGTAAACGTGCATGACGGGCCGGCACGTTTTTATGTGCCGCTGCCCGAAGACCCCGCGGTACAGACGCTCTCATGGAGTGTTTCGGCCCTTATGTGCTCGGCTGCGAACTGCTGGCCGGTCTCGCGCGAAGGCACTACGAAACTGGCCGGTCAGCTGCAACGCGCAGAAGCACAGCCGTGGTGGGGCGAATACGCCCGGCTGGAACAGACTTCACGCACCCCTTCAGCCGTCCGGCGCATTGATGCCGGTATGGCGGCTGTAAAACAACACCCCGCTGACGGAAATGAAGTACGGCTCAGCTGGAACTTCACCCCGCGATTTTTCATGGAATCACTGGAAGTGCGCTCCATGGGAAAGGCCCTGCTTTTCGGCCTGATTGCAGGCCTTATACTTAACTTCATGCCGTGCGTGCTGCCTGTGGTCAGTCTCAAGCTGTCCACCCTGCTCACCGCCAGCGGCATTCAGGACCAGAATAAACGCATACACCATTTCAGAATGCATAATATCTGGTTTTCCGCCGGCATCATGTGCTTTTTCCTGTTGCTGGCCGCAGTTCTGGGGCTGGCCGGACTAGCCTGGGGCAGCGCGTTCCAGAGCCAGACTCTTGTTGCCGTTCTTGTGGTTCTGGTGTTTACGCTGGGTCTGAGCATGTTCGGGGTATTTAACCTGCCGGTGCTCGACCTGAAAGCCGTCCCCGCAGAAGCGCAAAGCTCCCCGCGCGGGCAGGCATTTTTTACAGGCATGATGGCTACCCTGCTTGCCACTCCCTGCTCGGGCCCTTTTCTGGGCGGCGTGCTGGGCTGGGCGTTCATGCAGTCTCCGCTGGTGCTGGGGGCCGTATTCGCCAGCGTAGGACTGGGCATGTCTTCACCGTATCTCACCATGGCGGTGTTTCCCGCACTGGTAAAGCACTTTCCCCGACCGGGCAGCTGGATAGGTATACTCGAACGCCTCGTCGGCTTCTTCCTCATGGGAACAACCGTTTACCTGCTGCGTATTCTTCCTGAAACCCTCTGGCCGTCGATGCTGGTATTGCTGTGGATCACCGGCCTTGCCGCGTGGGTGTGGGGTCGTTTTTCCGGGCTTGAAAAATCATTCCGCCAACGCCTCTGTGTGCGAGTGCTGTGTGCAGCAACTGTGATGGCTGCGGCATGGTGGCTCAATCAGCCGCCTGCTCCACACCCGGGGTGGGAACGCTTCGAGGCTGCCCGCTTTGAACAGATGCTTGGCAAGCAGCCTGTCATTGTTGACTTTACCGCCGACTGGTGCCCCAACTGCAAAGTGCTGGAACATACCACGCTACACGCCGAAAACCTGCGTCGCTGGATGACGCAGTACAATGCACGCATCGTGCAGGTCGATCTTACAGAACCGTCTGTTCAGGGTGAATCGCTGCTCAAATCACTGGGCAGCAGTTCCATCCCCGTTGTGGCTCTTTTCCCTGCCGGACAACATTCGGACAAGCCGCTCGTGTTGCGCGATATATTCACAACAGAGCAAATGGAGGAGGCTCTGCAGCAGGCATTCGGCCTGCCTGCGACAGAATAGCCGCACCCCAAAAAAATGGAAAAATAGTGTTGACAACCTGTGGAGTTCTGCATAGTTTGCACTCCGCGCTTGACGCAAGAGCGGGTCATTAGCTCAATTGGTAGAGCAGCTGACTCTTAATCAGTTGGTTCGGGGTTCGAGTCCCTGATGGCCCACCATCCGCTAGTATAAGACTGCAGTTACACTGCAGTCTTTTTTTGTGTACCCGTCACCCGATTTCCCACGCCCCACATCACTTCACCGCTCTTCCGGCTGCCCGCCCTATTTTCATTGTATCCAGACCGTCCGCCAATTCCTTTCAGGTGCAGCGTGCAAAACTAAACGTGCAGAATCAGAGCACATCAGCACCAGCCCCGCAACAACACT
It includes:
- a CDS encoding CoA-binding protein, which codes for MLFDETLRELLAKARTIAIIGAKDKPGQAVDNVGRYLITAGYTVIPVHPVRREVWGLVTYPSVTDIPVPVDIVNLFRAPQYCPDHAREVLSMPQLPAAFWMQLGIRSTEAGAMMAEKHVAVIEDRCIMVEHQRVMR
- a CDS encoding protein-disulfide reductase DsbD family protein, giving the protein MKTLRISFFSCLFTLLCLLPAFLTARAVELPPAASSAAGTPDTPDPLVTASQAFSVSINGPARRVAVITLTPAAGYHFYAREAGEAGKPVAIIALAGDEERPVLYPQGTPKPDAFDPSLTVNVHDGPARFYVPLPEDPAVQTLSWSVSALMCSAANCWPVSREGTTKLAGQLQRAEAQPWWGEYARLEQTSRTPSAVRRIDAGMAAVKQHPADGNEVRLSWNFTPRFFMESLEVRSMGKALLFGLIAGLILNFMPCVLPVVSLKLSTLLTASGIQDQNKRIHHFRMHNIWFSAGIMCFFLLLAAVLGLAGLAWGSAFQSQTLVAVLVVLVFTLGLSMFGVFNLPVLDLKAVPAEAQSSPRGQAFFTGMMATLLATPCSGPFLGGVLGWAFMQSPLVLGAVFASVGLGMSSPYLTMAVFPALVKHFPRPGSWIGILERLVGFFLMGTTVYLLRILPETLWPSMLVLLWITGLAAWVWGRFSGLEKSFRQRLCVRVLCAATVMAAAWWLNQPPAPHPGWERFEAARFEQMLGKQPVIVDFTADWCPNCKVLEHTTLHAENLRRWMTQYNARIVQVDLTEPSVQGESLLKSLGSSSIPVVALFPAGQHSDKPLVLRDIFTTEQMEEALQQAFGLPATE
- a CDS encoding J domain-containing protein, producing MTLQECYRILQIPEGSDNEAVKAAYRRRAFELHPDLHPDKPDAGRQFRRLNEAYVILTRRGTAAGNGGTTSGAAPSGGTAAGRQARDDAFRAYSRAKQNFRSGTGKQKEQTTRKTAAGQDTASGSFYYRQEDVLQDILKDPFARRVFEDIYAQVRREGSALSRKKPQKRRKLALEWGESKLNLDLSQGLVAGIRGWMRGQMDDEQTVYLPPANLVPGSKVRLNISVGFTGEKKTLEVTLPPDFVVGRPIRLRGQGRKIGAWRGDLYIRILVKTGPQ
- a CDS encoding YkgJ family cysteine cluster protein — encoded protein: MSIKDEEAFDCKMCGHCCLGKGGIVVGPKDLARICAHLGLTSQEFEAAYGERRCGKLMIRTDSDNYCIFFEKDKGCSVHVAKPDICRAWPFFRGNLIDSNSLTMAKDFCPGIRSNVTHAEFAAQGVRYLREQGLLARDRNAEARALIIDDDEAARLAQDCPLTPAGTR